A segment of the Bordetella flabilis genome:
CACCCGGAACGGCTGGTCTTTCAGCATGCCGTTCCTATAGACCGTATCCATATGGGCGATCAGCATGATTTTCTTGCTGCCCTTGCCCTTGAATTCCGCGTGGACCATGGGTCCCACCACGTCGGGCGTGTCGCCCATGCGGAAGACATCGGTGGGCTTGATCACCTGCACCGACCCGCCGAGGGCCTTCAGGCGCTCCGCCACCAGCGCGGCGATTTGCTCGACGCCTTCGACGTCGCGGCTACCGGATTCGATGCCGACCAGGTCGCGCAGGGTATCGAGCATGGGTTGCTGCTGGGCCCTGGCCTGCTCAAGGACTTCCGGCACGGGCGCGGGCGCGGCCTGCGCTGCCGAGCCCCCCAATGCAATGAAGACGAGCAAGGCGCGCGCAAGACCGCGGCGGCAGCGGGACATGGCTTGTGGCATGGCGTTCTCCTCCTTGTGGTCGATCGATCATAGAGCACGCCGGCGCTTAGTGGACGATGCCGCCGCAACGGTGCTAATCTGCACGCATATTCCAACATTCGTTATTCGATTCCCAAATATTAGGAATAAGCATATGCCCGAAACCGCGGGTTCGGCCCTGTCCGGAATCACCGTCATCGAAATCTGCAATGTCGCCGCGGGTCCCTTTTGCGGCATGCTGCTGGCCGACATGGGCGCCGATGTCATCAAGATCGAACATCCCGAAGGCGGCGATACCCTGCGCAGCTGGCCGCCGATTTCGGACGGCTATAGCGAGAACTTCGCTTCTTTGAACCGCAACAAACGTTCGGTCACCCTGAACCTGAAGGACGCCGGGGACCTGGAGCTGGCCCGCCGGCTCATCGCGGGGGCGGATGTGCTGCTGGAGAACAATCGCCCCGGCGTGATGGATCGCCTTGGATTGGGGTATGCCGACATGCGCGCCCGCAATCCGCGGCTGCTCTACTGCTCGATCTCGGCCTACGGACAGTCGGGCCCGCGCGCCCAGGAAGGCGGTTTCGACCTCACCATACAGGCCATGAGCGGCCTCATGAGCGTCACCGGCGAAGCCGGCGGCGCCCCGGTCAAATGCGGCGTGCCGGTGGCCGATTTCTCCGCGGGGCTGTATGCGGCCTTCAGTATCGCCAGCGCCCTGCGCACCGTGCAGGCCAGCGGGCAAGGTTCGCATATCGATGTCTCCATGCTGGGCGCCACGCTCGGCATCGCCGCCTTGCAGACCTCCGAGTTCTTCGGCAGCGGCCGCGACCCGGCCAAGCTGGGGTCCGCCCATCCGCGCAATGCGCCGTACCAGGCCTTTCGGTGCCGCGACGGCTATTTCGGCATGGCGGCCGGCAACAACGCGCTGTGGAAAAGCGTGTGCGCGGTGGTCGGCCGGGATGCCTGGTACGCCGACCCGCGCTTTGCCAATACGGGGCTGCGCGCGCGCAACCAGGACGTACTGCGCGACATGCTGGAGGAAATCTTCATGAGCGAGGACGCCTCCCACTGGCTGGCGCGGTTCCGCCAGGCCGGCGTGCCCTGCGCGCCCATCAATTCATATTCCGAAGTGCTGGAAGATCCGCAGGTCGCGCACATGGGTTGGGTGCAACCCGTGCAGTTGCCCAATGGCGTGAAGACCCGCACCTTCGGCATGCCGGTACGCTTCGACGGCCAGGCTTGCGCCATTCGCCAGCGACCGCCGGCGCTGGGCGAACACAACGACGACGTGCTGGCTCCCTTGCGCGCGGCCGCGCCTGCTCCGGAGACCGCCAAATGAGCGAACTCGTGCGGGTGCGCCAGCAGGACGGGGTATGCCACATCACCCTCGACCGGCCACACAAGATGAACGCGCTGTCGGCCGACATGGTGGAGGCCTTGCTGGCCGCGCTGCAGCAGGCGCACCGGGATGATGCGCAGGCCATCGTGCTGGAAGGCGAAGGCCGCAACTTCAGCGCGGGCTTCGACTTTTCGGACCTGGAGGCGCAGTCCGAGGGCGATCTGCTGCTGCGTTTCGTGCGCATCGAAACGCTGCTGCAGGCGCTGCGCGATTCGCCCTGCCTGACGATAGGCCTGGCCCATGGCCGCAACTTCGGCGCGGGGGTGGACCTGTTCGCCGCGTGCCGCGTGCGCTATGCGGAGAGCGACGCCAGCTTCCGCATGCCCGGCCTGAAATTCGGGCTGGTGCTGGGCACCCGCCACTTCGCCTCCCTGGTCGGCGTGCAGGCGGCGCGGGCGCTGCTGGAAACGGCGGCCACCTTCGACGCCGCGCACGCCCAGGAAATCGGTTTCGTGCACGCCGTCTGCGCGCGCGCCGAATGGC
Coding sequences within it:
- a CDS encoding enoyl-CoA hydratase/isomerase family protein; amino-acid sequence: MSELVRVRQQDGVCHITLDRPHKMNALSADMVEALLAALQQAHRDDAQAIVLEGEGRNFSAGFDFSDLEAQSEGDLLLRFVRIETLLQALRDSPCLTIGLAHGRNFGAGVDLFAACRVRYAESDASFRMPGLKFGLVLGTRHFASLVGVQAARALLETAATFDAAHAQEIGFVHAVCARAEWPARCEQAALRARQLPSASRALLYDALAGHTADEDLARLVRSAAAPGLKQRIAAYMQAPQG
- a CDS encoding CaiB/BaiF CoA transferase family protein, which codes for MPETAGSALSGITVIEICNVAAGPFCGMLLADMGADVIKIEHPEGGDTLRSWPPISDGYSENFASLNRNKRSVTLNLKDAGDLELARRLIAGADVLLENNRPGVMDRLGLGYADMRARNPRLLYCSISAYGQSGPRAQEGGFDLTIQAMSGLMSVTGEAGGAPVKCGVPVADFSAGLYAAFSIASALRTVQASGQGSHIDVSMLGATLGIAALQTSEFFGSGRDPAKLGSAHPRNAPYQAFRCRDGYFGMAAGNNALWKSVCAVVGRDAWYADPRFANTGLRARNQDVLRDMLEEIFMSEDASHWLARFRQAGVPCAPINSYSEVLEDPQVAHMGWVQPVQLPNGVKTRTFGMPVRFDGQACAIRQRPPALGEHNDDVLAPLRAAAPAPETAK